The genome window GAGCAGCAGGCCCGACATGTACATGCAGACCCGTGCACACTTGGCATCGGCCAGGATGGCCTCCGAGCCCAGCGCCACACCCGCCTGGGTTTTATAGTGAATCAGCGCCCACATCAGCGAGATCGAGATGACCGCAATCACCACGCCCGCCAGGGTGGTCTCGGGCTTGTGCTGGGTGCTCAGGTTGTAGAGGGCCATGGCCGAAAGAATCCCGGTCAGCCCGTAAAAACCGGTTCCGGTAATCTGTAAGGCAGTTTTCTCGAAGCGACCCTTGGGCGCTCCGGGGTACTGCCAGATGCGCAGCACCATCGCCAGAATGCCCAGGCCCGAGATCATCTCAATGAAGCTATCCAGGCCAAAGCCAAACAGGGTGAGGGACTCGTCGGCAACGCCGAACCATACCGAGACCAGGCCCTCGAGCAGGTTGTAAGCAACGGTCAGAATCGCCAGAACAAAGGCCAGCCGGTACCAGCGTTGATCCTGGGAGGAAAGATACATGCCCAAACCCTACCCCAGGCACCGGCGCTTTTTTGTACGTTTGGCACCTTGGATATTGCAATTCCGGCATCAAAAACCGGCCCTACTCGGGCTCCATGGTGCACTGCAGCGGATGGCCCTCGGCGCTGGCCGCCGCCATCACCTGGTTGACCTTGGTCTCGGCAATTTCAAAGGGATACACCCCGGCCACCCCCACCCCCGCGTGGTGCACCTGCAGCATGATGCGGGTGGCTTCGAGCCTGCTTTTTTTGAAATAGCGCATCAGCACCTCCACCACAAAGTCCATGGGGGTGTAGTCGTCGTTGAGCAGCAACACCTTGTAGCGCGGTGGGGTGCGGGTGGCGGTCTGACTGCGGGTCTTGGTGGCGCTGTCGCTCACAGTTTTTTAGTCTAGCAAACCACCGCCCTGTCGCGCTCGGAGCACCACCACAAAAGTCTCTGCCATCATGTCGTGCAGGGCCTGGTGGTCTTGATCCCACAGCACCAGCAGCAGGCCGAGGTTCAGTACCATGGCGTTCAGCCAGCGCCCCAGGCTTTCCCGCACAAAAGCCTGCCACAGGCTGGGGGGCCGCCCAACCTGGTTCACCACCCAAAGCCCCATCAGCTCCTTACCCAGGGTCTGGCCCGAGCGCGATAGCGGCAAGACCGCGTAGGTAAACCAGGCCAGCGGGGAGAACAGGCCAAATAGAATCAGGCCCTCGGTTGAAAAGTGGTGGCCCGGGTGGGTGGGCGGAAACAGCGCGGTTGCCGCCCGTACAATGCCAAACTGCAAGCCCGCCAGCACGCCCAAGTCGATCAAACCAGCCAGCAAGCGGCGGGCCAGGTAGCGCACGGTCGCGCGGGTGGGCTTGCGTCTCACCACACTTTTACTCTAACGCCCAATGGCTAGGCTGGGGGTGTGCCAAACCGACTTGCCAAGGAAAGCAGCCCCTATCTTTTGCAGCACGCCCATAACCCGGTGGACTGGTACCCCTGGGGCGAGGAAGCCTTCTCCAAAGCCAGGGCCGAAAACAAGCCCATTTTTTTGTCGGTGGGGTACGCCACCTGCCACTGGTGCCACGTGATGGAGCGGGAGAGCTTCGAAGACCCCGAAGTGGCTCAATTTCTGAATGCCCATTTCGTGCCCATCAAGGTAGACCGCGAGGAGCGGCCTGATGTGGATCAGGTCTACATGTCGGCCCTGCAGGCCATGACCGGCTCGGGCGGCTGGCCCATGAACATGTTCCTGATGCCCGACCTGCGGCCCTTTTTTGGCGGAACCTACTGGCCGCCCGAAGACCGGCAGGGCTTCCCCAGCTTCCGGCGGGTGCTGGCCGGCGTACACAATGCCTGG of Meiothermus sp. contains these proteins:
- the clpS gene encoding ATP-dependent Clp protease adapter ClpS, producing MSDSATKTRSQTATRTPPRYKVLLLNDDYTPMDFVVEVLMRYFKKSRLEATRIMLQVHHAGVGVAGVYPFEIAETKVNQVMAAASAEGHPLQCTMEPE
- a CDS encoding RDD family protein gives rise to the protein MVRRKPTRATVRYLARRLLAGLIDLGVLAGLQFGIVRAATALFPPTHPGHHFSTEGLILFGLFSPLAWFTYAVLPLSRSGQTLGKELMGLWVVNQVGRPPSLWQAFVRESLGRWLNAMVLNLGLLLVLWDQDHQALHDMMAETFVVVLRARQGGGLLD